The following are encoded in a window of Shewanella psychrotolerans genomic DNA:
- a CDS encoding tetratricopeptide repeat protein, translated as MQTVILFIFLALLFVTLVSLYITWRNKQPIEVTGGPEQVIFLANQLLHSGREAQAIDYLERAVAMGMAHAAQFLGELYNLEDTHLFDQAKANDWFQKAAELDEQFAQLQRQMLKFNVHPTQEGNSSQLETMLKPGADQGNSQHQAELGKLYQESPLLDPEGIQALHYLTQAAEAGEVEAKYDLANLWLSPRHGEPDPAKARALLQKIIDSDTSAKSLLARMLLSGEGGPADPSEAERLMRELAQDNDFALIELARLYQQGKELPQDIPKAEECLRQAIAMDNDSATYHLGELLLNHKLDRDSHIEAIALLTPLAEQWWTDALFLLGKAHEDGLGTRCHLPTALSYYRLAAIDPAPYHLARVKDLSTKMGEHEKEQADSLYQQFLTLHPISLSQQASIDVTHGQRLLHEDDRGRCHPREAIPYLERAVLTGENLALEPLHQACTELGQRVDAAIWAQIALEDEFYFLPTGEMEISLASLKQGFSEAEQALFEQRLDERRAEIAANLSAASNNTR; from the coding sequence ATGCAAACCGTTATTTTATTTATATTCTTAGCCCTGCTGTTCGTTACCTTAGTTTCGCTCTACATCACCTGGCGTAATAAACAACCAATCGAAGTCACCGGCGGCCCCGAACAAGTGATTTTTCTCGCAAACCAGCTGCTGCACAGCGGTCGAGAAGCACAGGCTATCGATTACCTGGAACGAGCAGTGGCCATGGGAATGGCCCATGCAGCGCAGTTCCTCGGTGAACTCTACAACCTCGAAGATACCCACCTATTTGACCAGGCCAAGGCCAACGACTGGTTTCAAAAAGCTGCCGAACTCGATGAGCAATTTGCTCAGCTTCAGCGCCAGATGCTGAAATTTAATGTTCACCCCACCCAGGAAGGCAACAGCTCACAGCTGGAAACCATGTTGAAACCCGGTGCTGACCAGGGCAATAGCCAGCATCAGGCAGAACTTGGTAAGCTCTATCAGGAGAGTCCGCTACTCGACCCTGAGGGTATTCAGGCACTGCATTACCTGACCCAGGCCGCTGAGGCGGGAGAGGTTGAAGCAAAGTACGATCTCGCCAACCTCTGGCTCTCACCGCGCCATGGCGAGCCTGACCCCGCCAAGGCCAGAGCACTGCTACAAAAGATTATTGATAGCGATACCAGCGCCAAGAGTCTGCTGGCGAGAATGCTACTTAGCGGTGAAGGCGGCCCTGCCGATCCCAGTGAAGCCGAGCGTTTGATGCGCGAACTGGCCCAAGATAATGACTTTGCCCTCATCGAGCTGGCCCGCCTCTATCAGCAAGGCAAAGAGCTACCTCAGGATATCCCCAAGGCGGAGGAGTGTCTGCGACAAGCCATCGCCATGGATAATGACAGCGCTACCTACCACTTGGGCGAGCTGCTACTCAATCATAAACTTGACCGCGACAGCCACATTGAGGCGATCGCCCTGCTGACGCCTCTGGCCGAGCAGTGGTGGACAGACGCCCTCTTCCTCCTGGGCAAGGCCCATGAAGATGGACTGGGCACCCGCTGCCATCTACCTACGGCCCTATCTTATTATCGCTTAGCGGCCATCGATCCAGCACCCTACCACTTGGCGCGGGTCAAGGATTTAAGTACCAAGATGGGTGAACATGAGAAGGAGCAGGCGGACAGCCTGTATCAGCAATTTCTGACCCTGCACCCGATAAGCCTATCTCAGCAGGCCAGCATAGACGTTACCCATGGGCAACGTCTGCTCCATGAAGATGATAGAGGGCGATGCCACCCGAGAGAAGCAATCCCTTATCTGGAGCGCGCAGTTCTCACAGGTGAAAACCTAGCGCTGGAACCTCTACATCAGGCCTGCACAGAGCTGGGACAAAGGGTCGATGCCGCCATCTGGGCGCAGATAGCCTTAGAAGATGAGTTCTATTTTCTGCCCACCGGTGAGATGGAGATTAGCTTAGCCAGCCTCAAGCAAGGCTTTAGCGAGGCCGAGCAGGCACTGTTTGAGCAGCGACTCGATGAGCGACGAGCCGAGATCGCCGCGAACCTCAGTGCTGCTAGCAATAACACACGATAA